From a single Marinobacter sp. ANT_B65 genomic region:
- a CDS encoding DMT family transporter: MLTNTFVLYLSTVLIWGSTFIAIPLQLGEVPGDVSIAYRFGLAALVLMFWCRMTRRNMVFGFRQHLWMAGQGLMLFGFNYMLVYQASADITSGLIAVVFSTIIVMNIVNGALFFGNRVPRAVIAGAALGLAGICLVFLPEVRALDADGATLRAIILSLVGTFITSFGNMISARNQSSKLPVMQSNAYGMAYAALVLALIAWGRGEPFVFEASWTYAGALVYLALVGSVMGFGSFLTLLGRIGPERAAYCMVLFPIVALALSTVFENYHWTPEAMAGVSLVLAGNLLVIVPKQQFLRIVRIFRPAIARQTLKK; encoded by the coding sequence ATGCTGACGAATACGTTTGTACTTTATTTATCGACGGTGTTGATCTGGGGATCGACATTTATTGCCATACCCCTTCAGTTGGGGGAGGTTCCCGGTGATGTGTCCATTGCCTACAGGTTCGGACTGGCCGCGCTGGTGCTCATGTTCTGGTGTCGCATGACGCGGCGTAACATGGTCTTTGGTTTCCGGCAGCACCTCTGGATGGCTGGCCAGGGTCTGATGCTGTTCGGTTTCAACTACATGCTGGTTTATCAGGCATCTGCTGATATCACCAGTGGATTGATTGCCGTGGTGTTCTCCACAATCATTGTGATGAATATTGTAAATGGTGCTTTGTTTTTCGGTAATCGTGTTCCCCGTGCAGTGATTGCCGGGGCTGCCTTGGGGCTGGCAGGTATCTGTCTGGTATTCCTGCCGGAAGTCCGCGCTCTGGATGCAGACGGCGCCACCTTGCGTGCCATTATCCTGAGCCTGGTCGGTACGTTTATCACTTCATTTGGCAATATGATTTCTGCTCGTAATCAGTCATCAAAACTACCTGTTATGCAAAGTAACGCCTATGGCATGGCTTATGCTGCGCTTGTGCTGGCGCTCATTGCCTGGGGGCGGGGTGAGCCATTTGTATTCGAGGCGAGCTGGACCTATGCGGGGGCTCTGGTTTACCTGGCTCTGGTCGGTTCAGTAATGGGGTTCGGGAGTTTTCTGACTCTGCTGGGGCGAATAGGGCCTGAACGCGCGGCCTATTGTATGGTTCTCTTTCCGATTGTGGCACTTGCGCTTTCAACCGTGTTCGAAAACTACCATTGGACGCCTGAGGCCATGGCGGGTGTTTCGCTGGTACTTGCCGGAAATCTGCTGGTGATTGTTCCCAAACAGCAGTTTTTGCGTATAGTGCGGATATTTCGCCCGGCCATAGCGCGCCAAACTCTGAAAAAATAG
- a CDS encoding enoyl-CoA hydratase/isomerase family protein, whose translation MSNQPIVFEEWTAADGALIAVARLNTPKALNSLSLEMIRMLTPQLESWAGDDRIRAVWIEAEGDKAFCAGGDIVALYRSMTEPQSGGGTSEGATFFTEEYEMDYLIHSFPKPVVCWGHGIVMGGGIGIMAGASHRVVTETSMLAMPESSIGLYPDVAAGWFLNRAPGRTGLFLGLTGARMNAADAMFVGLADRFIRHELKAAVVADLTARNWQGEDAFAVVGSVLRQHENQSADALPESPVRVHFDEINRVTDADSLTDIVAQMTELTSGDGWLAKATRALKTASPTSLALCWQHLRNCRQDSLREVLAKELTLSRNCLDKGEFAEGVRALLIDKDKQPRWRYASLAEMDSEWIDSFFEK comes from the coding sequence ATGAGTAATCAACCGATTGTTTTTGAAGAGTGGACGGCAGCTGACGGCGCATTGATTGCTGTAGCCCGGCTGAACACCCCCAAAGCACTCAACTCGCTCTCCCTTGAGATGATTCGGATGCTTACCCCTCAGCTTGAAAGCTGGGCTGGTGACGACCGGATTCGTGCAGTCTGGATCGAGGCAGAAGGCGACAAAGCCTTCTGTGCCGGTGGTGATATCGTTGCTCTGTACCGGAGCATGACAGAACCACAGAGTGGCGGTGGCACGAGTGAAGGAGCCACTTTCTTCACTGAAGAATACGAGATGGATTATCTCATCCACTCGTTTCCCAAGCCGGTTGTGTGTTGGGGCCACGGCATAGTTATGGGTGGTGGCATTGGTATTATGGCTGGCGCCTCGCATCGGGTTGTTACTGAAACCTCCATGCTGGCGATGCCGGAGAGCAGTATTGGTCTGTACCCGGATGTCGCCGCTGGCTGGTTTCTGAACCGTGCTCCCGGACGCACAGGGCTATTTCTGGGGTTGACCGGTGCGCGTATGAATGCAGCTGATGCGATGTTCGTGGGTCTTGCCGATCGCTTTATCAGACATGAACTGAAAGCGGCCGTGGTCGCTGACCTGACGGCCCGCAACTGGCAGGGCGAGGATGCTTTTGCCGTAGTGGGTAGTGTGCTCAGGCAGCATGAGAACCAAAGTGCAGATGCCTTACCGGAATCTCCGGTAAGGGTTCATTTTGATGAGATCAACCGTGTAACCGATGCCGACAGCCTGACGGATATAGTTGCGCAGATGACGGAGTTGACGAGTGGCGATGGCTGGCTGGCCAAAGCAACCCGTGCTTTGAAAACAGCCTCGCCAACGTCTTTGGCCTTGTGTTGGCAGCACCTGCGTAACTGCCGCCAGGACAGCCTCCGTGAGGTTCTCGCCAAAGAACTCACGCTTTCGCGCAACTGTCTGGATAAGGGTGAGTTTGCAGAAGGTGTGCGTGCGCTTCTGATTGATAAAGACAAACAGCCAAGATGGCGCTACGCATCCTTGGCAGAAATGGACAGCGAGTGGATCGACAGTTTTTTTGAAAAATAG
- a CDS encoding OsmC domain/YcaO domain-containing protein has product MEINVNYLDNLRIEAKFDDFSVIADQPVRYKGDGSAPGPFDYFLASSALCAAYFVRVYCIARNIPTDNIRLSQNNIVDPENRYNQIFKIQVELPEDISDKDRQGIVRSIDRCTVKKVVQTGPDFQIEVVDNLDEDAQALLMTRPEGEANTYILGKDLPLEQTIANMTAILADLGMKIEIASWRNIVPHVWSLHIRDAASPMCFTNGKGSTKESALCSALGEFIERLNCNFFYNDQFFGEEIANSEFVHYPRERWFKPGPDDELPEEILDDHCLAIYNPEGELCGSNLIDTNSGKVERGICSLPFVRQSDGKEVYFPSNLIENLFLSNGMSAGNTLHEAQVQCLSEIFERAVKKQIIQEEIALPDVPLHVLEKYPGILEGIQALEAQGYPVLVKDASLGGQFPVACVTLMNPKTCGVFASFGAHPTLEVALERSLTELMQGRSFEGLNDLPPPTFNSLAVSEPNNYVEHFIDSSGVVSWRFFSAKPDYEFNEWDFSGTNEEEAACLYNILKDMGKEVYTAVFDDLGAPVCRILVPGYSEIYEVEDLIWDNTNRALDYREDILNLHSLSDEQLGALVERLEESQIDEHTDIITLIGIEFDENTVWGQLTILELKLLINLALQEYEEALERVETFIQFNDNTVERGLFYRAVNAVLEITLDDELELSDYLFNLRRMFGEEIMDAVVGSVEGRVRFYGLTPTSMQLEGLDKHLRLIESYKKLHAARAARVGCAD; this is encoded by the coding sequence ATGGAAATTAACGTCAATTATCTCGACAACCTCCGTATTGAAGCCAAGTTTGACGACTTCTCGGTGATTGCGGACCAGCCCGTCCGGTACAAGGGCGACGGCTCGGCACCCGGTCCTTTCGACTATTTTCTGGCGTCCTCTGCTCTGTGTGCAGCCTATTTTGTGCGGGTTTATTGCATCGCCCGCAATATTCCCACCGACAATATCCGGCTGTCGCAGAACAACATTGTTGATCCTGAAAACCGTTACAATCAGATTTTCAAAATCCAGGTCGAGTTGCCAGAAGACATTTCTGATAAAGACCGCCAGGGCATTGTGCGTTCAATTGACCGCTGTACGGTCAAAAAAGTTGTGCAAACCGGTCCGGACTTTCAGATTGAAGTGGTAGACAACCTGGATGAAGATGCCCAGGCCCTGCTGATGACCAGGCCCGAGGGTGAGGCCAACACCTATATCCTGGGTAAAGACCTTCCGCTGGAGCAAACCATTGCCAACATGACCGCCATCCTGGCGGATCTGGGCATGAAGATTGAAATTGCATCCTGGCGCAATATCGTGCCGCATGTCTGGTCGCTGCATATTCGCGATGCCGCATCGCCCATGTGTTTCACTAATGGCAAAGGGTCGACGAAAGAAAGCGCCCTGTGTTCTGCATTGGGCGAGTTCATCGAACGCCTGAACTGTAACTTTTTCTACAATGATCAGTTCTTTGGTGAGGAAATTGCCAATAGTGAGTTCGTCCACTACCCGAGGGAACGATGGTTCAAACCAGGGCCAGATGACGAGTTGCCTGAAGAGATCCTGGATGATCACTGCCTGGCCATCTATAACCCGGAAGGTGAGCTCTGCGGTTCCAACCTGATCGATACCAACTCCGGCAAGGTGGAGCGTGGAATATGCTCCCTGCCGTTTGTACGTCAATCTGATGGCAAAGAAGTGTACTTCCCCTCGAATCTGATTGAAAACCTGTTTCTTAGCAACGGTATGAGTGCTGGCAATACGCTTCATGAAGCGCAGGTGCAGTGTCTGTCGGAAATCTTTGAGCGGGCGGTTAAAAAACAGATCATTCAGGAAGAAATTGCATTACCTGACGTGCCGTTGCACGTGCTGGAAAAATACCCGGGCATTCTTGAGGGTATTCAGGCACTGGAGGCTCAGGGGTATCCTGTGCTTGTCAAAGATGCCTCCCTGGGCGGCCAGTTCCCGGTAGCCTGCGTTACCTTGATGAACCCGAAAACCTGCGGAGTTTTTGCCTCTTTTGGCGCGCACCCGACTCTGGAAGTGGCGCTCGAACGCAGTCTGACGGAACTGATGCAGGGCCGCAGTTTTGAGGGTCTGAACGATTTGCCACCACCGACGTTCAACAGTCTGGCGGTCTCCGAACCCAATAATTACGTTGAGCACTTCATTGACTCCAGTGGGGTTGTTTCCTGGCGCTTTTTCAGTGCAAAGCCTGATTATGAGTTTAACGAATGGGACTTTTCGGGCACTAATGAAGAGGAAGCGGCCTGCCTGTACAATATTCTAAAAGACATGGGCAAGGAGGTTTACACGGCAGTCTTTGATGACCTGGGCGCTCCGGTTTGTCGCATACTGGTGCCGGGCTATTCTGAAATCTATGAGGTAGAGGATCTGATCTGGGATAACACCAACCGGGCTCTGGACTACCGTGAAGATATTCTCAACCTTCACTCACTCAGCGATGAGCAACTGGGCGCATTAGTGGAGCGGCTGGAGGAGAGTCAGATCGATGAGCACACGGATATCATTACCCTGATCGGTATCGAGTTCGATGAAAACACTGTTTGGGGGCAGCTTACGATTCTCGAGTTGAAGCTGCTGATCAACCTGGCTCTGCAGGAATACGAAGAAGCCCTTGAGCGGGTAGAAACCTTTATACAGTTCAATGACAACACGGTTGAACGCGGGCTGTTTTATCGGGCGGTGAATGCGGTGCTGGAAATCACTCTGGATGACGAACTTGAGCTGAGTGATTACCTGTTTAATCTCCGGCGCATGTTTGGCGAAGAGATTATGGATGCGGTTGTTGGGTCAGTAGAAGGCCGTGTGCGTTTCTATGGGCTTACCCCAACAAGCATGCAGCTGGAAGGTCTGGATAAACACCTGCGGCTGATTGAAAGCTATAAGAAGCTCCATGCTGCGCGTGCAGCAAGAGTGGGGTGCGCGGACTGA
- the mmsB gene encoding 3-hydroxyisobutyrate dehydrogenase — protein sequence MATITFIGLGNMGGPMASNLVKAGHEVTVFDLSKDAVAALVAEGAKTASTAHEAAKGAECVITMLPAGKHVEAVYLGDDGLLANLPAGTLVIDSSTIAPETARGVADKAEANNILFLDAPVSGGVGGAKAGTLSFICGGDEGTFSKAKPILESMGKNIFLAGGHGAGQVAKICNNMLLAILMAGTSEALALGVKNGLDPAVLSEVMKQSSGGNWALNVYNPWPGVMEAAPASRGYEGGFLVDLMNKDLGLAFDNAVKNHAAIPMGSLARNLFELHAGQGNGTLDFSSIQRLYKPE from the coding sequence ATGGCAACGATTACTTTTATTGGTCTGGGTAACATGGGCGGCCCCATGGCCAGCAATCTTGTAAAAGCAGGGCATGAGGTAACCGTATTTGATCTGTCAAAAGATGCGGTAGCAGCTCTGGTCGCCGAAGGCGCTAAAACAGCATCTACGGCTCATGAGGCTGCCAAAGGTGCGGAGTGTGTTATCACGATGCTGCCTGCCGGCAAGCATGTTGAAGCTGTGTATCTGGGTGATGATGGACTGCTGGCTAACCTGCCTGCGGGCACTCTGGTGATTGATTCGTCCACCATTGCACCGGAAACGGCCCGTGGCGTAGCAGACAAAGCCGAGGCTAACAATATTCTGTTTCTTGATGCCCCGGTCTCTGGCGGCGTAGGTGGTGCGAAAGCCGGTACGCTGAGTTTTATATGTGGTGGTGATGAAGGCACCTTCAGCAAAGCCAAACCGATTCTGGAATCCATGGGCAAGAACATTTTCCTTGCCGGCGGGCACGGTGCAGGGCAGGTTGCCAAAATCTGCAACAACATGCTGCTGGCTATTCTGATGGCAGGCACCAGTGAAGCACTGGCTCTGGGTGTGAAGAATGGACTGGATCCGGCGGTTCTCTCGGAAGTCATGAAGCAGAGCTCTGGCGGAAACTGGGCATTGAATGTATACAATCCCTGGCCGGGCGTTATGGAAGCGGCGCCTGCATCGCGGGGATACGAGGGTGGCTTCCTGGTCGATCTGATGAACAAGGATCTTGGTCTGGCGTTTGATAACGCCGTCAAGAATCATGCTGCAATTCCTATGGGATCTCTGGCCCGAAATCTGTTTGAGCTTCACGCCGGACAGGGCAACGGAACCCTGGATTTCTCCAGCATCCAGCGCCTTTACAAGCCTGAATGA
- a CDS encoding enoyl-CoA hydratase, with amino-acid sequence MSDLIQLEKRGHIAVLTINNPPANTWTADSLPALTKIVRELNEDTSIFALVLTGQGEKFFSAGADLKTFADGDKARANEMAQLFGDAFAALTAFRGVSIAAVNGYAMGGGLECAMACDIRIAEEHAQMALPEASVGLLPCAGGTQNLPWLVGEGWAKRMILCGERIKANKALQIGLVEEVVPSGKGLEKALELAEMACKQSPSSIARCKTLVMSARDGRSHSDAWRMERELFVELFSTEDQREGVNAFLEKRKPEWKNR; translated from the coding sequence ATGAGCGATCTGATTCAGCTCGAAAAACGCGGCCACATTGCGGTACTGACTATCAATAATCCGCCGGCCAATACCTGGACAGCGGACTCCCTGCCGGCTCTGACAAAAATCGTCCGGGAACTCAACGAAGACACCAGCATTTTTGCTCTGGTTCTGACCGGGCAGGGCGAGAAGTTTTTCTCCGCCGGCGCAGACCTTAAAACCTTTGCCGATGGCGACAAAGCCCGGGCCAACGAGATGGCTCAGCTCTTCGGCGATGCTTTCGCTGCGCTGACTGCATTCCGGGGTGTCTCCATTGCTGCAGTGAATGGTTATGCAATGGGTGGTGGTCTCGAATGTGCGATGGCCTGCGACATCCGTATTGCTGAAGAACATGCTCAGATGGCACTGCCAGAAGCTTCTGTTGGCCTTCTGCCCTGCGCTGGCGGTACCCAGAACCTGCCCTGGCTGGTGGGTGAGGGGTGGGCCAAACGCATGATTCTGTGTGGAGAGCGGATCAAGGCCAATAAGGCACTGCAGATTGGTCTGGTTGAAGAGGTTGTCCCCAGCGGTAAAGGACTGGAAAAAGCACTGGAGCTGGCGGAAATGGCCTGCAAGCAAAGCCCGTCGTCCATTGCCCGCTGTAAAACTCTGGTGATGAGTGCTCGCGACGGACGCAGTCACAGCGATGCCTGGCGCATGGAGCGTGAGTTGTTTGTTGAGTTGTTCTCAACAGAAGACCAGAGAGAGGGTGTGAATGCGTTTCTCGAAAAACGTAAACCGGAATGGAAAAACCGCTGA
- a CDS encoding CoA-acylating methylmalonate-semialdehyde dehydrogenase — MKNVPLYLAGEFVQSQTSEWIDVTNPATNEVIARAPATTDAEMRKAIDTASEVFKTWKEVPVSERARVMLRYQALLKTHHDEIAEILSQETGKTFDDAKGDVWRGIEVVEHAANVASMMMGETVENVAREVDTHSWIQPLGVCAGITPFNFPAMIPLWMFPMAIACGNTFILKPSEQDPLTPMRLAELFEEAGAPKGVLQVVHGGKAQVDVLLSDPAIKAVSFVGSVPVGRYIYETGTKNMKRVQSFAGAKNHMVIMPDADKQQVINALVGASVGAAGQRCMAISVAVFVGEAQAWIPELKEAMAKVRPGAWNDSGASYGPVISAKAKDRVESLIATGEAQGAKLLLDGRGCTVDGLPDGHWVGPTLFSGVTTDMDIYNEEIFGPVLACMEEESLADAIALINSSPYGNGVSIFTSSGGAARRFQHEIEVGQVGVNIPIPVPLPFFSFTGWKGSFYGDQHAYGKQAVRFYTETKTVTSRWFSSEASTEANFSIQLR, encoded by the coding sequence ATGAAAAACGTTCCACTGTACTTGGCCGGTGAATTTGTTCAAAGCCAGACCAGCGAATGGATTGATGTCACCAATCCTGCCACCAACGAAGTGATCGCCCGGGCGCCAGCTACCACAGACGCCGAAATGCGTAAGGCTATTGATACCGCTTCTGAAGTGTTCAAAACCTGGAAAGAAGTTCCGGTCTCCGAGCGTGCCCGCGTGATGCTGCGTTACCAGGCGCTGCTTAAAACACATCATGACGAAATAGCTGAAATCCTGTCCCAGGAAACCGGTAAGACCTTCGATGATGCCAAAGGTGATGTATGGCGTGGTATTGAGGTAGTAGAGCACGCGGCCAACGTAGCCTCCATGATGATGGGCGAGACCGTTGAAAACGTAGCGCGGGAGGTGGATACCCACTCCTGGATCCAGCCGCTTGGTGTCTGTGCCGGTATTACCCCGTTTAACTTCCCGGCAATGATTCCTTTGTGGATGTTCCCCATGGCGATTGCCTGCGGAAACACCTTTATCCTGAAGCCATCCGAGCAGGATCCGCTCACCCCGATGCGCCTTGCTGAGCTGTTTGAAGAAGCTGGTGCACCCAAAGGCGTGTTACAGGTGGTACATGGTGGCAAGGCGCAGGTTGATGTACTGCTTTCAGATCCGGCTATCAAAGCCGTGTCTTTTGTAGGCTCCGTGCCGGTTGGCCGTTATATCTACGAAACCGGCACGAAGAACATGAAGCGTGTCCAGAGCTTTGCCGGTGCCAAGAACCACATGGTCATCATGCCGGATGCCGACAAGCAGCAGGTAATCAATGCTCTTGTAGGTGCGTCGGTAGGTGCTGCTGGCCAGCGCTGCATGGCTATTTCTGTCGCTGTATTTGTAGGCGAGGCTCAGGCCTGGATTCCGGAACTGAAAGAAGCCATGGCGAAAGTCCGCCCGGGAGCCTGGAACGATTCCGGAGCAAGCTATGGCCCGGTGATCTCTGCCAAAGCCAAGGACCGTGTTGAATCTCTTATCGCCACCGGCGAAGCCCAGGGTGCCAAGTTACTTCTGGATGGCCGCGGCTGCACAGTCGATGGCTTACCCGATGGCCACTGGGTTGGTCCTACCCTTTTCTCCGGGGTAACTACCGATATGGACATCTACAACGAAGAAATTTTTGGTCCTGTGCTTGCCTGTATGGAAGAGGAAAGCCTGGCCGATGCTATCGCCCTGATCAACAGCAGCCCATACGGCAACGGTGTATCCATTTTCACCAGCTCCGGTGGTGCTGCCCGCCGTTTCCAGCATGAAATCGAAGTAGGCCAGGTTGGCGTGAATATCCCCATTCCTGTACCCCTGCCGTTCTTCTCGTTCACCGGCTGGAAGGGTTCCTTCTACGGTGACCAGCATGCATACGGCAAGCAGGCGGTACGTTTCTACACTGAGACCAAAACGGTTACTTCACGCTGGTTCTCCAGTGAAGCGTCTACAGAAGCGAACTTTTCTATCCAGCTGCGTTAA
- a CDS encoding AraC family transcriptional regulator, protein MIQTSQWPVPKDSIRYVVPAPIIRLLSEHSLTRDLYPLAFGHYRRATGHHMHREHHRDNLLIYCTEGKAFLNVKGEPHTIEAGDLLLLPAGANHRYTADPENPWTIHWVHYTGPLASEFHKYMGFDDSTPIRHLGRQPRLLVDFNGLLSVRQTGFRAHGLIHAANRLRQLMTAVPISVDETSHEGQAELDTINNYMREHLDERITLEQLADLAGLTPTHFATRYKEQTGTSPIRHFLHLKIERACQMLDATSLSFTEISHRLGYDDAYYFSRLFKKVMGQSPRDYRHTSRH, encoded by the coding sequence ATGATACAGACCTCTCAGTGGCCAGTGCCAAAAGACAGCATACGTTATGTGGTACCAGCCCCGATCATCAGGCTTTTGTCTGAACATTCCCTTACCCGGGACCTGTATCCACTGGCTTTCGGCCATTACCGCCGGGCGACGGGCCACCACATGCATCGGGAACATCATCGCGACAATCTTTTGATTTACTGCACCGAAGGAAAGGCTTTTCTGAACGTGAAAGGCGAGCCTCATACGATAGAAGCCGGGGATCTGCTGCTATTACCGGCCGGCGCCAACCACCGTTACACCGCCGACCCGGAGAACCCCTGGACTATTCACTGGGTGCATTACACAGGACCATTGGCGAGTGAGTTTCACAAATATATGGGGTTTGATGATTCCACCCCGATCCGCCATCTGGGCCGGCAACCCAGGCTGCTGGTGGACTTTAACGGCCTGCTCTCTGTCCGCCAGACCGGCTTCCGGGCCCACGGCCTGATTCACGCAGCCAATCGTTTGCGACAGCTTATGACAGCTGTTCCCATAAGCGTCGATGAAACCAGTCACGAAGGCCAGGCCGAGCTGGACACCATCAACAACTACATGCGCGAACACCTGGATGAACGCATAACCCTGGAACAGCTGGCCGACCTTGCAGGGCTTACACCCACTCACTTTGCTACACGCTATAAAGAACAGACAGGCACTTCCCCTATCCGGCATTTCCTTCACCTGAAAATAGAAAGGGCTTGTCAGATGCTGGATGCTACCAGCCTGAGCTTCACAGAAATCAGCCACCGCCTTGGTTATGACGACGCCTACTATTTCTCGCGTCTGTTCAAAAAAGTCATGGGGCAGTCACCGAGGGACTATCGGCACACGTCGAGACACTAG
- a CDS encoding acyl-CoA dehydrogenase family protein, protein MDFNLTEDQLAFREAARAFAVKSMEPHAAKWDDEHIFPVDVLKEAGEMGFMGIYTPEALGGMGLSRLDTSVIVEELAAACPSTAAFITIHNMATWMVASFASDDLKQDVVPKLASGEWLASYCLTEPGAGSDAASLRTKAVRDGDSYVINGSKVFISGAGSTDILVLMARTGAVDSGAKGISTFVIPANAEGISYGKNEEKMGWHSQPTRMINLENVRIPVANRVGEEGDGFAIAMKGLDGGRLNIATCSLGGAQAALLRARNYMHEREQFGKPLAAFQALQFKLADMATNLVAARQMVRLGAFKLDKGDTEATLHCAMAKRFATDACFEVVNDALQLHGGYGYIREYPLERYLRDLRVHQILEGTNEIMRLIVARRILDNGVAEAIQ, encoded by the coding sequence ATGGACTTTAATCTGACTGAAGACCAGCTGGCGTTTCGTGAAGCTGCCCGGGCCTTTGCCGTGAAATCCATGGAGCCCCATGCGGCCAAGTGGGACGACGAGCATATTTTCCCGGTAGATGTTTTGAAAGAAGCCGGTGAAATGGGCTTTATGGGAATCTATACACCGGAAGCTCTCGGCGGCATGGGCCTTTCCCGGCTGGATACGTCTGTTATTGTGGAAGAGCTTGCAGCTGCCTGCCCTTCAACGGCAGCGTTTATAACCATCCACAACATGGCGACCTGGATGGTCGCCAGTTTTGCGTCTGATGATCTCAAACAGGATGTTGTGCCGAAGCTGGCCAGTGGTGAATGGCTTGCTTCATATTGCCTGACGGAGCCAGGTGCGGGTTCTGATGCTGCCAGCCTGAGAACCAAAGCGGTTCGTGATGGCGACAGCTATGTGATCAACGGCAGCAAAGTTTTTATCTCCGGAGCGGGGAGCACCGATATCCTTGTGCTCATGGCGCGTACTGGCGCGGTAGATTCTGGTGCCAAAGGCATTTCCACATTTGTGATTCCTGCAAATGCTGAAGGTATTTCCTACGGCAAGAACGAAGAAAAAATGGGTTGGCACAGCCAGCCTACCAGAATGATAAATCTCGAGAATGTCCGCATTCCTGTAGCCAACCGGGTAGGTGAAGAGGGCGACGGCTTTGCCATTGCCATGAAAGGCCTTGATGGTGGCCGTCTCAATATTGCCACCTGTTCTCTTGGTGGTGCACAAGCTGCGCTGCTGCGAGCCCGCAACTATATGCATGAGCGTGAACAGTTCGGTAAGCCCCTGGCAGCTTTCCAGGCTTTGCAGTTCAAACTGGCGGATATGGCGACCAATCTGGTAGCTGCCCGGCAGATGGTGCGCCTGGGAGCCTTCAAACTGGACAAGGGTGATACCGAAGCTACGCTGCACTGTGCCATGGCCAAGCGTTTCGCAACCGATGCCTGTTTCGAGGTAGTGAATGATGCCCTGCAGCTTCACGGTGGCTATGGTTATATCCGGGAATACCCTCTGGAACGTTATCTGCGTGACCTGCGCGTGCATCAGATTCTGGAAGGTACCAATGAAATCATGCGACTGATCGTTGCCCGTCGCATACTGGATAACGGTGTGGCTGAGGCCATTCAATAA